The following are from one region of the Fibrobacter succinogenes genome:
- a CDS encoding UvrD-helicase domain-containing protein: MDVENILAGLNTDQRAAVLHDHEKNGQLLILAGAGSGKTSVLTKRIQYRILCGVQPEKILALTFTAKAAAEMRERVQKLFPNAGVRLCTFHSLALFMLKSKMPGSLRQAQGPCEICREDEFTEQGRSERFAYELVGFKKMPVPTESADKSFMQELAKVGGRKFRFSREELFSDAHPLSLIKKLEPSRERVLESGQVVFEDLIYQAINLLENHEEARAFFQNQWSEILVDEYQDINPSQYRLVKALLGERKSLFVVGDDDQAIYGFRGADIGNINRFRDDFKESSLIRLEWNYRSVANILHFSNTIFENKPIHLRKVLRAGNMCGSGGSAIFKENRKPEVWVSEDPVVEMQKIITNIKLLRESYDLKWKNFAILVRYNRQRLYYEEALREAQLPIAGTEMENGELLEDGIHVETVHASKGLQYAVVYYAGMSEGLTPGTCTGTREQRKKQLDEERRLFYVGVTRAESFLVLLYCKRRYWKGRLAKLKRSRFLPKENLKTEIDMPVILFRIFAAARILLFMLEYIVKIAFMYVFRRKDLDTWLEEKVQKFSRFCMQAIRVDLTIEDQAQLAKVDWTRPVFVMGNHRSYLDIPIAFLALQRTVGFIAKTQLQRIPVLNFWMHKLGCVFINREKGGGAEIIQKAVQSGKMPRLFIFPEGTRSKREGMVAFKSGCFRLAVEANAIILPIVTKGSDEAWEHRKGCKHRPVKVKILEPIDTVEFKKTHGGDAMDPRHELLPYVRSQMESAYDRRL, encoded by the coding sequence ATGGATGTAGAAAATATTTTGGCGGGGCTAAACACCGACCAACGTGCGGCGGTGCTGCATGATCATGAAAAGAACGGACAACTTTTAATTTTAGCAGGAGCGGGTTCGGGAAAAACTTCGGTTTTGACCAAGCGAATCCAGTACCGGATTTTGTGCGGTGTGCAGCCGGAGAAAATCTTGGCGCTCACGTTTACGGCGAAAGCGGCTGCCGAAATGCGGGAGCGCGTGCAAAAGCTATTCCCGAATGCGGGCGTAAGACTTTGTACGTTCCATTCGCTCGCGCTGTTTATGCTGAAGTCTAAGATGCCGGGCTCCCTTCGGCAGGCTCAGGGGCCTTGTGAAATTTGCAGGGAGGATGAGTTCACTGAGCAAGGCCGAAGTGAACGATTTGCTTACGAACTTGTCGGGTTCAAGAAGATGCCGGTGCCGACGGAATCGGCTGACAAGTCCTTTATGCAAGAGCTTGCGAAAGTCGGCGGTCGAAAGTTTCGATTCTCGCGCGAAGAACTTTTTTCAGATGCGCATCCGTTATCGCTTATAAAAAAACTGGAACCTTCGCGTGAACGCGTGCTTGAATCCGGTCAAGTTGTATTTGAAGACCTCATTTATCAAGCGATAAACTTGCTTGAAAATCACGAGGAGGCGCGAGCGTTTTTCCAAAATCAATGGTCTGAAATTCTTGTCGATGAATACCAGGACATCAATCCGTCGCAGTATCGGCTTGTCAAGGCGCTGTTGGGCGAACGCAAATCGCTTTTTGTCGTGGGCGATGACGACCAAGCTATTTACGGGTTCCGTGGGGCGGATATAGGAAATATCAATCGCTTCCGCGATGACTTCAAGGAGAGTTCGCTTATCCGCTTGGAATGGAATTACCGCTCAGTGGCGAACATTTTACATTTTTCGAATACAATCTTTGAAAATAAGCCCATCCATTTGCGGAAAGTTTTGCGTGCGGGCAACATGTGTGGCTCGGGCGGTTCCGCCATTTTCAAGGAAAACCGTAAACCGGAAGTGTGGGTGAGTGAAGATCCGGTTGTTGAAATGCAAAAAATCATCACGAATATCAAATTGCTTCGCGAAAGCTATGACCTCAAATGGAAAAACTTTGCGATTTTGGTTCGCTATAACCGCCAGCGATTGTATTACGAAGAAGCGCTCCGCGAGGCGCAACTCCCTATTGCGGGGACCGAGATGGAAAACGGCGAACTTCTCGAAGACGGAATCCATGTCGAGACGGTTCATGCGTCCAAGGGCCTCCAGTATGCGGTGGTTTATTATGCGGGAATGTCCGAGGGGCTTACGCCGGGAACATGCACGGGAACGCGGGAGCAGCGTAAAAAACAGCTGGACGAGGAACGTCGATTGTTTTACGTCGGGGTCACGCGGGCAGAATCTTTCTTGGTTTTGCTATATTGCAAACGTAGGTATTGGAAAGGGCGCCTTGCGAAACTGAAACGGTCCCGCTTCTTGCCCAAAGAAAATTTAAAGACAGAGATAGATATGCCTGTTATTTTATTTAGAATATTTGCCGCCGCAAGAATACTCCTCTTTATGCTTGAGTATATTGTGAAAATTGCGTTCATGTATGTTTTCCGACGCAAGGACTTGGACACATGGCTCGAAGAAAAGGTCCAAAAATTCTCAAGGTTCTGCATGCAGGCTATCCGTGTGGATTTGACAATCGAGGATCAGGCGCAGCTTGCCAAGGTGGATTGGACTCGTCCTGTGTTCGTGATGGGGAACCACCGCTCGTATCTGGATATCCCGATAGCGTTCCTTGCTTTGCAGCGTACCGTTGGCTTTATTGCAAAAACGCAGTTGCAGCGCATCCCGGTTTTGAACTTCTGGATGCACAAGCTTGGCTGTGTCTTTATTAATAGAGAAAAAGGTGGCGGCGCCGAAATTATCCAGAAGGCTGTACAGTCGGGTAAAATGCCGAGATTGTTCATTTTCCCGGAAGGCACTCGCAGCAAGCGCGAGGGAATGGTCGCTTTCAAGAGCGGTTGCTTTAGGCTTGCTGTCGAAGCGAACGCTATTATATTGCCGATTGTAACGAAGGGTTCCGATGAAGCTTGGGAACATCGCAAGGGGTGCAAACACCGTCCGGTGAAAGTGAAGATTCTTGAACCGATAGATACGGTCGAATTCAAGAAAACTCATGGCGGCGATGCGATGGATCCGCGCCATGAACTGCTCCCGTATGTCCGCAGCCAAATGGAAAGTGCTTATGATCGGCGTCTTTGA
- a CDS encoding lysylphosphatidylglycerol synthase transmembrane domain-containing protein: MKLNPKLKSLIVFCLKLVVTLVPAYFVYSNIVSDPEWSASDLSNLFKNNSVFPLVLALLCLAVSNFTACYQWKLLLEKQGVHMKYGKLLKLYHVGLFFNNFMPGNVGGDAKKVYDIRVQGGQDTVGAGFTATVFDRLFGLFFITLFALAVGVLFFVHDPEQRAFMWPSVWIFMGFCVMFAGLLSRRIGRFFCRMAGKVLPEKIETRLLRMFERFQKFRSKKLWVNIICLSTVTQALRIFVHFFCGIAVGVNLSMSWYFYYIPLVAIVSALPISIGGFGPREFLAQSLFARAGVPGLESVVIQLLAYFVSLILSLFGAVVFLVGQKPVPSTPKNANGHLEARS; encoded by the coding sequence ATGAAATTGAATCCGAAGCTCAAGTCACTGATTGTTTTTTGCTTGAAACTGGTGGTAACACTTGTTCCTGCTTACTTTGTCTATAGTAACATTGTGAGCGATCCGGAATGGAGTGCAAGTGACCTTTCCAACTTGTTTAAAAACAACAGTGTGTTCCCGCTTGTGCTTGCACTTCTTTGCCTTGCGGTCTCGAACTTTACGGCTTGCTACCAGTGGAAGTTGTTGCTCGAAAAACAGGGCGTCCACATGAAATATGGAAAGCTCCTCAAGCTTTATCATGTCGGACTTTTCTTCAATAACTTTATGCCGGGAAACGTTGGTGGCGATGCCAAGAAAGTTTACGACATCCGTGTGCAGGGCGGTCAAGATACCGTTGGTGCGGGTTTTACGGCTACGGTATTTGATCGTTTGTTTGGACTTTTCTTTATTACGTTATTTGCGCTTGCGGTCGGTGTGTTGTTCTTTGTGCACGATCCGGAACAGCGCGCGTTCATGTGGCCGTCAGTTTGGATTTTCATGGGCTTCTGCGTGATGTTTGCAGGGCTTTTGAGCCGTCGCATTGGCCGCTTCTTTTGCCGCATGGCGGGGAAGGTGCTGCCCGAAAAAATCGAGACGCGCTTGTTGCGCATGTTTGAACGCTTCCAGAAGTTCCGTTCCAAGAAACTTTGGGTAAACATCATTTGCCTTTCGACGGTCACTCAGGCGTTGCGCATCTTTGTCCACTTTTTCTGCGGGATTGCGGTTGGCGTGAACCTCTCGATGTCGTGGTACTTCTATTACATTCCGCTTGTTGCTATTGTGAGTGCACTCCCGATTTCGATTGGCGGTTTTGGTCCACGTGAATTCTTGGCGCAGTCGCTTTTTGCACGTGCTGGAGTGCCCGGTCTTGAATCGGTCGTGATACAGTTGCTTGCTTATTTTGTAAGTTTGATATTGAGTTTGTTCGGTGCTGTCGTGTTCTTGGTTGGGCAGAAACCCGTGCCGTCAACACCGAAAAATGCAAATGGTCATCTTGAAGCTAGGTCGTAA
- a CDS encoding glycosyltransferase family 4 protein, producing the protein MKILVVNYRDRMHPAAGGAEKHLHRIFSKIVEMGHEVVLFTTSFPGAKEREVVDGIQVVRKGGDLMFQLTVAMNLKKLDCEFNFDVVVEDLNKLPVFAHWFVRKPLLVQMHHLWRKSIFSEAFFPIAFGVWFFERIIPLFYRTQPFVVVSPSTKKELAEIGVDESRISVIYNGSEMPPIAAPQECAESRETNENAEVRANAALENADAGKNARAPYFIWLSRVHRYKGIWTALEAFVIFSQKHPEVQLKIVGGGPLLKKLPAWIKAHGLEGKVELTGFVPAARKYELLSSSLALLQTSYKEGWGLTVMEAAQLCKTTLASDVPGLRDSVRDGETGILFPSGDAPACASAMEKVYGDAELRANLGRNAKRYALTFSWEKSARETLELLERTVEGGVRK; encoded by the coding sequence TTGAAAATCCTTGTCGTAAATTATCGAGATCGCATGCATCCGGCTGCCGGTGGCGCCGAAAAGCATTTGCACCGCATCTTCTCGAAAATTGTAGAGATGGGGCATGAAGTTGTCCTGTTTACGACATCGTTCCCGGGCGCAAAGGAACGCGAAGTTGTCGATGGAATTCAGGTTGTCCGCAAGGGCGGTGATTTGATGTTCCAATTGACGGTCGCTATGAATTTGAAAAAGCTCGATTGCGAATTCAACTTCGATGTTGTCGTCGAGGATTTGAACAAATTGCCGGTCTTTGCCCATTGGTTCGTCCGCAAGCCGCTGTTGGTGCAGATGCATCACCTGTGGCGGAAGTCGATTTTCTCCGAAGCGTTTTTCCCGATTGCGTTTGGCGTCTGGTTCTTTGAACGCATCATTCCGTTGTTCTACCGCACGCAGCCGTTCGTGGTGGTGAGTCCGAGTACCAAGAAAGAGCTTGCTGAAATTGGCGTGGACGAAAGCCGGATTTCCGTGATTTATAATGGTTCGGAAATGCCGCCGATAGCCGCTCCGCAAGAATGCGCGGAATCTCGTGAAACGAACGAGAATGCAGAAGTTCGTGCGAATGCAGCTCTCGAGAATGCTGATGCTGGCAAAAATGCGCGGGCTCCGTATTTTATTTGGCTGTCGCGCGTGCATCGCTACAAGGGGATTTGGACGGCGCTCGAAGCGTTTGTAATTTTTTCGCAGAAACATCCCGAAGTCCAGTTGAAAATTGTCGGTGGTGGTCCGCTTCTGAAAAAGCTCCCCGCTTGGATTAAAGCTCATGGACTTGAAGGCAAGGTGGAATTGACTGGCTTTGTGCCTGCCGCTCGCAAGTACGAACTGCTTTCGTCTTCGCTTGCGTTGTTGCAGACGAGCTACAAGGAAGGCTGGGGCCTCACGGTGATGGAAGCGGCGCAGCTCTGCAAGACGACGCTCGCGTCGGATGTGCCGGGACTGCGCGACAGCGTCCGTGACGGCGAGACGGGAATTCTGTTCCCGTCGGGAGATGCGCCCGCGTGTGCATCTGCAATGGAAAAAGTTTATGGCGATGCTGAATTGCGTGCGAATCTTGGCCGGAATGCCAAGCGTTATGCGCTCACGTTCAGCTGGGAAAAGTCTGCTCGCGAAACTCTAGAATTGTTGGAACGTACGGTTGAGGGTGGCGTACGAAAATGA
- a CDS encoding class I SAM-dependent methyltransferase — protein MSIKEPDQSVWNRFWQRKNDMDKVYPSSPSIIEAIKKNFKLEGLKVLEVGAGTGRDSAELARLGADVYVLDYAENSLKIVNSLREREGLTNLHLVRGDAFKSPFPDNTFDLVFHQGLAEHFKDSLPLIQENYRIVKHGGCCLCDVPQTIHPYTVIKHILIAMDKWFAGWEKQFTMGQLKKLMRDAGFECIYAYGDWMRPNLYYRILRELCFKIGIELPKYPLDGTAYQKIKDKILDSLQSVPVMHYTQLCIGVIGRKP, from the coding sequence ATGTCGATTAAAGAACCCGATCAATCCGTATGGAACCGTTTTTGGCAGCGCAAGAACGACATGGACAAGGTCTATCCGTCTTCGCCGTCTATTATAGAAGCTATTAAGAAGAATTTTAAGCTCGAGGGCTTGAAGGTTTTGGAGGTCGGTGCAGGAACCGGTCGCGATAGTGCCGAACTTGCTCGCCTCGGCGCCGATGTTTATGTGCTCGATTACGCCGAAAACAGCCTTAAAATTGTGAATTCGCTCCGTGAACGCGAAGGCCTTACGAATTTGCATTTGGTTCGTGGCGATGCTTTCAAGTCGCCGTTTCCGGACAATACTTTTGACTTGGTTTTCCACCAGGGCTTGGCCGAACATTTCAAGGATTCGCTCCCGCTGATTCAGGAAAATTACCGCATCGTCAAGCATGGCGGTTGCTGCCTTTGCGATGTTCCGCAGACTATCCACCCGTACACGGTTATCAAGCATATCTTGATTGCGATGGACAAGTGGTTCGCCGGTTGGGAAAAGCAATTCACGATGGGACAACTCAAGAAACTTATGCGTGATGCTGGCTTTGAATGCATTTACGCTTATGGCGACTGGATGCGTCCGAACCTTTACTACCGAATCTTGCGTGAACTTTGCTTCAAGATCGGTATTGAACTTCCGAAGTATCCGCTCGATGGCACGGCTTACCAGAAGATTAAGGACAAGATTTTGGATAGCCTCCAGTCTGTGCCGGTGATGCACTACACTCAGCTTTGCATTGGTGTTATTGGCCGTAAACCTTAG
- a CDS encoding RNA polymerase sigma factor RpoD/SigA, with protein sequence MHIDSTDTTLKRYLEDIRRTAPLSREEEQILFQKAKEGDKIARKKLISANMRFVLKVAIQYRGCPIPLPDLVSEGAMGLVRAIESFEHTRGLKFISYGVWWIKAYITRAINEQGNLIRLPANQHLRVRKALHEQSRGKEINEEIRELIQIGQRGVSFDSPLKADSKATYAEVLPDSGASNPEADSEIQSVEALARDLMEQLPEREARVITGIFGINQEAPQTLREVGESMNISHERVRQLRDQALRRIRKYNSKDFLQEKKDAFLAAINK encoded by the coding sequence ATGCATATTGATTCTACCGATACCACTCTCAAAAGATACCTAGAAGATATTCGTCGCACAGCACCTCTCTCCCGCGAAGAAGAACAGATTCTATTCCAGAAAGCTAAAGAAGGCGACAAAATCGCCCGTAAAAAGCTCATTTCCGCAAACATGCGTTTCGTGCTCAAAGTAGCAATCCAGTACCGTGGCTGCCCGATTCCTCTGCCGGACTTGGTCAGCGAAGGCGCTATGGGGCTCGTCCGCGCTATCGAATCGTTCGAACACACCCGTGGTCTTAAATTCATCAGTTACGGCGTTTGGTGGATCAAGGCATATATTACTCGCGCTATTAACGAACAGGGCAACCTCATCCGCTTGCCGGCAAACCAGCACCTCCGCGTGCGCAAGGCTTTGCATGAACAGTCCCGCGGTAAGGAAATCAACGAAGAAATCCGCGAACTCATCCAGATCGGTCAGCGCGGTGTTTCGTTCGACAGCCCGCTCAAGGCAGACTCCAAGGCTACTTACGCCGAAGTCCTCCCGGACAGCGGCGCCTCGAACCCGGAAGCCGACTCCGAAATCCAGAGCGTCGAAGCTTTGGCCCGCGACCTCATGGAGCAGCTCCCGGAACGCGAAGCCCGAGTCATCACAGGCATTTTCGGCATCAACCAGGAAGCTCCGCAGACACTGCGCGAAGTGGGCGAATCCATGAACATTTCCCACGAACGTGTGCGTCAGTTGCGCGACCAGGCTCTCCGCCGTATCCGCAAGTACAACAGCAAGGACTTCTTGCAAGAAAAGAAGGACGCATTCTTGGCAGCGATTAATAAGTAA
- a CDS encoding coproporphyrinogen-III oxidase family protein, producing MFGIYIHVPFCAKICDYCDFRVMPANARLFEEYAGLLEREIRTFAATHPVSHSASPQNVLSQARTLYLGGGTPSILPGACLERIFAVLAECGVRVDSLDEVSMEFNPESCTEESVQTALSCGVRRFSLGLQTFSQTLLDRIGRRHTVERGFDALRLLTSLPQVKVSGDLMFDLPGQSVDSFLSDVDRLSDFPLGHLSFYGLNVGERTLLGGRVSRGEEKIDERLYEPMYLGGVEILEKKGFARYEVSNFAKPGDESLHNMNYWNRGEYIGFGPGAHSYFGGRRFCAPEIYPRWRDYVNAGSPDASLTYDDLDKDDILTERVWLSLRQRSGLDMNALAADGISVSPEGYEPWVKKGFATLEGGILKLVGRGWIFMDSIVTDVLNACR from the coding sequence ATGTTCGGTATTTATATTCATGTTCCGTTTTGCGCGAAAATTTGCGATTATTGCGACTTCCGCGTGATGCCTGCGAATGCTCGGCTGTTCGAAGAATATGCAGGCTTGTTGGAACGTGAAATCCGTACTTTTGCGGCGACGCATCCTGTATCGCATTCGGCGTCACCCCAAAACGTTCTTTCGCAAGCGCGAACGCTTTATCTCGGTGGTGGAACGCCTTCGATTTTGCCGGGCGCGTGCCTGGAACGGATTTTTGCCGTGCTTGCGGAATGCGGCGTTCGTGTAGATTCGCTTGACGAAGTCTCGATGGAATTTAATCCAGAATCGTGTACCGAAGAATCTGTACAGACGGCGCTTTCGTGCGGTGTACGTCGCTTTAGCCTTGGGCTTCAGACGTTTTCGCAAACGCTCTTGGACCGTATTGGTCGCAGGCACACGGTGGAACGAGGTTTTGATGCTTTGCGGTTGTTGACGTCGCTTCCGCAGGTGAAAGTCTCGGGCGACTTGATGTTTGATTTGCCGGGACAGTCTGTGGATTCTTTCTTGAGCGATGTGGATCGCTTGTCGGATTTTCCGCTTGGGCACTTGAGCTTTTACGGATTGAATGTGGGCGAGAGGACGCTTTTGGGCGGTCGCGTATCGCGTGGCGAAGAAAAAATTGACGAGCGTTTGTACGAACCGATGTATCTCGGCGGTGTCGAAATCCTCGAGAAAAAAGGCTTCGCGCGTTACGAAGTGTCGAATTTTGCAAAGCCGGGCGACGAGAGTTTGCACAACATGAATTACTGGAATCGCGGCGAGTATATCGGTTTTGGGCCGGGGGCGCACAGCTATTTTGGCGGTCGCCGTTTTTGCGCTCCGGAAATATATCCGCGCTGGCGCGATTACGTGAATGCAGGCTCGCCAGATGCATCGCTGACATACGACGATTTGGACAAGGACGACATCCTAACGGAACGTGTGTGGCTTTCGCTTCGCCAACGCTCTGGTCTCGACATGAACGCGCTCGCTGCTGACGGAATTTCTGTTTCGCCGGAAGGCTATGAGCCGTGGGTCAAAAAAGGCTTTGCAACGCTTGAAGGCGGAATCTTGAAACTCGTCGGCCGTGGCTGGATTTTTATGGACAGCATCGTGACCGACGTGCTGAACGCCTGCCGGTAA
- a CDS encoding FISUMP domain-containing protein, which translates to MRNFKYSIIASITLTIALAACGGNSGTSVNDDNVSSSSSSSVIPASSGNRPSSSSKKIASSSSTPRNDVKSSSSKRSEGDPSSSSQKITSSSSVKTVSSSSVALSSSSKQSSSSKKVESSSSSLRLSSANLSSSSKKVESSSSEYVPFDHFKCLADNWNLRDSIYKTFVDPRNGRSYYYYTATSYKTGRSVTVMAENLNIGEMVLGENDQNDDTKMERYCYNNDTTYCDKYGGLYQWAEMMQLPSRCNTESCYKKIESEHQGICPDGWRLFTWHDYEIVKDYYDKYDEGIPLGLRSQCFSGYNTSGFSLIGAGARTINGGFEDVNETFFWRYPQEHEYDKAEFAYAAYVSRYSDDATGTAKNRRAEKIAGYSVRCTKIE; encoded by the coding sequence ATGAGAAATTTCAAGTATAGCATTATTGCGTCCATAACTTTAACTATAGCCCTTGCCGCTTGTGGCGGCAACAGCGGTACTTCCGTAAATGACGATAATGTGTCGTCTTCTTCCTCTTCATCTGTCATTCCCGCTTCAAGCGGGAATCGCCCTTCAAGTAGCAGTAAAAAGATTGCTTCGTCGTCTTCGACTCCTCGCAATGACGTGAAGTCGTCATCCTCGAAGCGTAGCGAAGGGGATCCGTCAAGTTCTAGTCAAAAGATTACTTCCTCGTCTTCCGTCAAGACTGTTTCTTCTTCTTCCGTTGCCCTGAGCAGTAGCAGTAAGCAATCGTCTTCTAGTAAAAAAGTAGAATCCAGTTCTAGTTCGCTTCGGCTGAGCTCAGCGAATTTGTCTTCTTCTAGTAAAAAAGTTGAATCCTCTAGCAGCGAATATGTTCCGTTTGATCATTTTAAATGCTTAGCGGATAACTGGAATCTTAGGGATTCCATTTACAAGACTTTTGTCGACCCGCGTAATGGCCGTAGTTATTATTACTATACGGCAACTTCGTATAAAACAGGAAGATCTGTTACCGTTATGGCTGAAAATTTGAACATCGGCGAGATGGTTCTTGGCGAAAATGACCAGAATGACGATACAAAGATGGAACGCTATTGCTACAATAACGACACTACATATTGTGACAAGTATGGTGGCTTATACCAGTGGGCCGAAATGATGCAGTTGCCCAGCCGTTGCAATACAGAAAGTTGCTATAAAAAAATAGAAAGTGAACATCAGGGAATTTGCCCTGATGGATGGCGCTTGTTTACGTGGCACGATTACGAAATCGTGAAAGACTATTATGACAAATATGATGAAGGAATACCTCTTGGTTTACGTTCTCAGTGTTTTAGTGGATACAATACAAGTGGTTTTTCCTTAATTGGGGCCGGGGCGCGAACCATTAACGGTGGGTTTGAAGATGTAAACGAAACATTCTTCTGGCGGTATCCACAAGAACATGAGTATGATAAAGCGGAATTTGCTTATGCGGCATATGTTTCGCGTTATAGTGATGATGCAACGGGAACAGCAAAAAATCGTCGTGCTGAAAAAATAGCAGGTTATTCTGTTCGTTGTACAAAGATAGAGTAA
- the putP gene encoding sodium/proline symporter PutP, with protein MTLVVFILYLMMMLGIGAYFSRKANSLNAYYLGNRGMNKWVVAMSAQASDMSGWMLMGLPGAVFVSGFSEAWIGIGLVVGTYFNWKIVGRRLRKYSHFCGDSITLPDFFSNRFRDNKGIIRVIASIFILAFFLFYTVSGFVACAKLFGTIFGMNYTTGLILGAVVVVSYTFMGGFFAVCWTDFIQASMMLIAVLVIPLMIMSGSGGFAPTMDAVNAQNPYLMSLFTNATTGKSIGLIALISSLSWGLGYFGMPHILVRFMSIKNAEEIKDSRRIAMTWVIICLAAVVMIALLGRYYVTAHGITVDDPERIFMVLCQALCHPAIAAILMAAILAAIMSTSDSQLLVSASAFSNDLYKHLFRKNASNKEVMWVSRGVVVVITLIAVIVAMQGAPSADGVKHGKSFLDVVMSLVSFAWGGFGATFGPIMLLALFWKRTTLAGAISGMLVGGLTTFIWKFYLSGFSAEIFQIYELVPGFILSFVTIVVVSLLTKEPSAEIQLEFDRVESTRLSDIKL; from the coding sequence ATGACGTTAGTCGTCTTTATCCTTTATCTCATGATGATGCTTGGCATCGGAGCATATTTCTCTCGCAAGGCAAACAGCCTGAACGCCTATTACCTCGGTAACCGCGGCATGAACAAGTGGGTGGTCGCCATGTCCGCCCAGGCTTCTGACATGAGCGGCTGGATGCTGATGGGCCTCCCGGGTGCCGTGTTCGTGAGCGGTTTTTCCGAAGCTTGGATCGGTATCGGCCTTGTGGTTGGCACGTATTTCAACTGGAAAATCGTCGGTCGCAGGCTCCGCAAGTACAGCCATTTCTGCGGCGACTCGATTACGCTCCCGGATTTCTTCTCGAACCGTTTCCGCGACAATAAGGGCATCATCCGCGTGATTGCCTCGATTTTCATTCTCGCGTTCTTCTTGTTCTACACGGTCTCGGGCTTTGTCGCCTGCGCTAAGTTGTTCGGAACCATCTTTGGAATGAACTACACGACGGGCCTTATCCTTGGTGCGGTCGTGGTGGTGAGTTACACGTTCATGGGCGGCTTCTTTGCCGTTTGCTGGACAGACTTCATCCAGGCTTCGATGATGCTTATCGCGGTTCTCGTGATTCCGCTGATGATCATGAGCGGCTCTGGCGGTTTTGCACCGACGATGGATGCGGTGAACGCCCAGAATCCGTACTTGATGAGCCTTTTCACGAACGCAACGACGGGCAAGTCCATTGGTCTTATCGCACTGATTTCTAGCCTCTCGTGGGGCCTTGGCTACTTTGGCATGCCGCACATCCTCGTGCGCTTTATGTCCATCAAGAACGCCGAAGAAATCAAGGATTCTCGCCGCATCGCCATGACCTGGGTGATTATCTGCCTTGCTGCAGTCGTGATGATTGCTCTCCTCGGTCGCTATTACGTGACGGCTCACGGCATCACCGTGGATGACCCGGAACGCATTTTCATGGTCCTCTGCCAGGCTCTTTGCCATCCGGCGATTGCCGCCATCCTCATGGCCGCCATTCTCGCTGCGATTATGAGTACCTCCGACTCCCAGCTTCTCGTGTCCGCATCTGCATTCAGTAACGACCTTTACAAGCACCTGTTCCGCAAGAACGCAAGCAACAAGGAAGTGATGTGGGTGAGCCGCGGTGTGGTCGTGGTGATTACGCTTATCGCAGTGATTGTCGCTATGCAGGGCGCTCCAAGTGCCGACGGCGTGAAGCACGGCAAGAGCTTCCTTGATGTGGTGATGAGCCTCGTGAGCTTTGCCTGGGGTGGCTTCGGCGCGACCTTTGGCCCGATTATGTTGCTCGCCCTCTTCTGGAAACGTACGACTCTCGCTGGCGCAATTAGCGGTATGCTCGTGGGTGGCCTCACAACGTTTATCTGGAAATTCTACCTCTCCGGATTCTCCGCCGAAATCTTCCAGATTTACGAACTCGTGCCGGGCTTTATCCTTTCCTTCGTGACAATCGTCGTCGTGAGCCTCTTGACCAAGGAACCCTCCGCCGAAATCCAGCTGGAATTTGATAGGGTCGAGAGTACGAGACTTTCTGATATAAAGTTGTAA
- a CDS encoding NAD(P)H-binding protein, with the protein MKVALLGSTGLVGKNVLQLLARLDEVECVYCPVRSVPDLGQWGVLQGASKFKFDVVDFDELLNARPEEQWASSVCSNFSGCDAVICCLGTTLKQAGSKRAQEKIDLRLPLTLAALAKRQGVKHFLCISSMGANSQSPFFYNRLKGQLEEGLTMMGFESLTLVRPSLLLGKHKDKRFGEELMQKLFGAHPEWVPAHFRPVRAETVAAHLVANLLKPPVDHVCATDGVKGKRIVYNRQLREL; encoded by the coding sequence ATGAAGGTCGCTCTTCTTGGTTCGACTGGGCTTGTCGGTAAAAATGTTTTGCAACTGCTTGCTCGGTTGGACGAGGTTGAGTGTGTTTATTGCCCGGTGCGCTCAGTCCCTGATTTAGGGCAATGGGGCGTTTTGCAAGGGGCCTCTAAATTCAAGTTTGATGTTGTCGATTTTGACGAACTGTTGAACGCGCGCCCCGAAGAACAGTGGGCGTCTAGCGTTTGTTCGAACTTTAGCGGTTGCGATGCCGTGATTTGCTGTTTGGGGACAACGCTCAAGCAGGCCGGGAGCAAACGAGCCCAAGAAAAAATCGATTTGCGTTTGCCGCTGACACTTGCAGCTTTGGCAAAGCGCCAGGGCGTTAAGCATTTCTTGTGTATTAGCTCCATGGGCGCAAATTCCCAATCGCCTTTCTTTTACAATCGCTTGAAAGGGCAACTCGAAGAAGGCCTTACAATGATGGGCTTCGAGTCGCTTACGCTCGTTCGTCCTTCGTTGCTCTTGGGTAAACATAAAGACAAACGCTTTGGCGAAGAATTGATGCAGAAACTTTTTGGGGCGCACCCGGAATGGGTGCCGGCGCATTTCCGCCCGGTGCGTGCAGAAACCGTTGCCGCGCATCTTGTGGCAAACTTGCTCAAGCCTCCCGTGGACCACGTTTGCGCCACCGATGGCGTAAAAGGCAAGCGTATTGTCTATAACCGCCAGCTCCGCGAATTGTAA